A window from Neobacillus sp. PS3-40 encodes these proteins:
- a CDS encoding MerR family transcriptional regulator produces MEYTVQKLGQMAGISTRTLRYYDEIEILKPARINSSGYRIYGQNEVDLLQQILFYRELGVSLESIKKIVTDPSFDGAKALIEHRSKLLEKREQLDLLISNVEKTIASTERRLTMTDQEKFEGFKQKMVDDNEKKYGEEIRGKYGDEAVNKSNNKVKNMTPEQHEEITKLTADVLEALYTALETGDPSGQLAQNAADLHRQWLSFYWDSYTKEAHVGVTQMYVDDERFKAYYDEKQPGAAEFLRDAVLIYTGMKK; encoded by the coding sequence ATGGAATATACAGTGCAAAAGCTTGGACAAATGGCGGGAATTAGCACGAGAACATTGCGATATTATGATGAAATTGAAATTCTTAAGCCGGCAAGAATCAATTCATCAGGGTATCGTATATATGGCCAAAATGAAGTTGATCTGTTGCAGCAGATTCTTTTTTATCGTGAACTTGGTGTGAGCCTTGAGAGTATTAAGAAAATAGTAACTGACCCTTCCTTTGATGGGGCGAAAGCGCTTATAGAACACCGTTCGAAGCTTCTTGAAAAAAGGGAGCAATTGGACTTACTGATCTCAAATGTTGAGAAAACAATTGCTTCAACCGAAAGGAGATTAACAATGACCGATCAAGAAAAATTTGAGGGCTTTAAACAAAAAATGGTAGATGATAATGAAAAGAAGTATGGCGAAGAAATCCGTGGAAAATATGGTGATGAAGCTGTTAACAAGTCAAATAATAAAGTGAAAAATATGACTCCAGAACAACATGAGGAAATCACGAAGCTAACAGCAGACGTACTTGAGGCGCTTTATACTGCATTAGAAACAGGTGATCCTTCAGGACAATTAGCTCAAAACGCAGCTGACTTACATCGCCAATGGTTATCTTTTTATTGGGACAGCTACACGAAAGAAGCACATGTTGGAGTAACACAAATGTATGTCGACGATGAACGTTTTAAAGCCTATTATGATGAGAAACAACCAGGTGCAGCTGAATTCTTGAGGGATGCTGTTCTCATTTATACAGGAATGAAGAAGTAA
- a CDS encoding sodium:solute symporter — protein sequence MKGNLTALIVTSIIVLAVVFIGFMAGRSKESRSSVEEWSVGGRRLGSLFVWFLIGADIYTAYTFLGLTSTAFKGGSIAFFATPYVVLAYPLAYFFLPKIWKVASVHKFTTLADYIKGRFDSKLFSVLIAINGVLMLIPYIDLQLSGIQDTIRIAGTGYVNVTVVVVLSFILVAFYTFFSGIKAPTYTAILKDILVWVIMLYMVISIPIIHFGSWGHMMQTTVDKAPQMLTLPTSGPKGMLWFSTAALISALALFMWPHTVTGTLSSKSGESLRKNAIILPFYNIVLMLVTFLGITAFLVVPKGTDPRFAFLELIHMSYGGTMQGFAYSTIALASLVPCSIMAIGASSLFANNIYRDVINPKASPSRMLKVTRYMVFVVIGLALLFGLMFPNALVSLQLMGVSGIVQVFPAVVFSLYWRKLSKEAAFTGFIAGMAVVAVLYITHQSFGAYEGFWGLLVNILIVVCLNPFFAKQAAGRKNDVIDTLFGKKNSEVAKQKAV from the coding sequence ATGAAGGGAAATTTAACCGCTCTCATTGTTACTTCAATCATCGTTCTAGCTGTTGTATTTATCGGATTTATGGCTGGTCGAAGCAAGGAATCACGGAGCTCTGTTGAAGAATGGTCTGTTGGTGGACGCCGTTTAGGAAGCTTATTCGTTTGGTTTCTAATTGGGGCTGACATTTATACAGCTTATACATTCCTTGGCTTAACAAGTACTGCTTTTAAAGGCGGAAGTATTGCATTCTTTGCAACTCCTTATGTTGTACTAGCTTACCCACTTGCTTACTTCTTCCTTCCAAAGATTTGGAAAGTTGCTAGTGTGCATAAATTTACTACACTTGCTGATTATATCAAGGGCCGTTTTGATAGCAAATTATTCTCTGTCCTAATTGCAATTAACGGCGTACTAATGCTGATTCCATATATCGATTTACAATTAAGTGGAATCCAGGATACGATCAGAATTGCAGGAACAGGTTACGTTAACGTTACAGTTGTTGTCGTCTTATCCTTCATACTGGTTGCATTCTATACTTTCTTTAGCGGTATTAAGGCTCCTACTTATACAGCCATTCTTAAGGATATTTTGGTTTGGGTTATCATGTTATATATGGTTATTTCGATACCTATTATCCACTTTGGCAGTTGGGGTCATATGATGCAAACAACAGTTGATAAAGCACCACAAATGCTTACATTACCAACATCAGGTCCAAAAGGTATGCTCTGGTTCTCAACAGCAGCACTTATCTCAGCTCTAGCATTGTTTATGTGGCCGCATACAGTTACAGGAACATTAAGTTCAAAAAGTGGCGAATCACTTAGAAAAAATGCAATCATCTTACCTTTCTATAACATTGTGTTAATGCTTGTTACTTTCTTAGGAATTACAGCATTCTTGGTTGTTCCAAAAGGAACTGATCCACGTTTTGCTTTCTTGGAATTAATACACATGTCTTATGGCGGTACAATGCAAGGATTTGCTTATTCAACGATTGCTTTAGCTTCTTTAGTACCATGTTCTATAATGGCAATTGGTGCATCTAGTTTATTTGCTAATAATATCTATCGTGATGTAATCAATCCAAAAGCATCACCAAGCAGAATGTTAAAAGTTACTCGTTACATGGTATTTGTAGTTATTGGTTTAGCTCTATTATTCGGTTTGATGTTCCCAAATGCACTTGTATCTTTACAATTAATGGGTGTATCAGGAATCGTTCAAGTATTCCCAGCCGTAGTCTTCAGCTTATACTGGAGAAAACTTTCCAAAGAAGCTGCCTTTACAGGCTTTATTGCAGGAATGGCAGTTGTAGCTGTTCTTTATATAACCCATCAATCATTTGGGGCATATGAAGGATTCTGGGGATTACTTGTCAATATTCTAATCGTTGTTTGCCTAAATCCTTTCTTTGCAAAACAAGCAGCAGGAAGAAAGAACGACGTAATAGATACATTGTTTGGTAAAAAGAACTCAGAAGTAGCTAAACAAAAAGCTGTATAA
- a CDS encoding DUF3311 domain-containing protein → MKTYSKEAISLKVLIFILVLIPFLAQLVALPLVNKMHPIILGFPLLHFWLLIWMVLTPLFTWAVFHIQKTRGELD, encoded by the coding sequence ATGAAAACGTATTCAAAGGAGGCAATAAGCTTGAAAGTACTTATATTTATTTTAGTATTAATACCTTTTCTCGCTCAATTGGTAGCGTTACCATTAGTAAATAAAATGCATCCCATCATTTTGGGTTTTCCTTTATTACACTTTTGGCTGCTCATTTGGATGGTTCTAACTCCACTATTCACATGGGCTGTATTCCATATTCAGAAGACTAGGGGGGAACTTGACTGA
- a CDS encoding LytTR family DNA-binding domain-containing protein encodes MKIRVLIVDDEQPAREELAFMLGEISTVELIDEAASGMEAIKKAKEFKPDLIFLDIQLPDLTGLQVAELINEYEFPVQIVFLTAYDHFAIEAFKLRAFHYLLKPYDLEDIIQVFDTYSSLLKENQLKTDQPKHKLAIETQKGFIYLSPKEIFFIEKQGREVIIHTKTEKITATYTLNELLEKLGPFSFFRTHKSYLVNLEHIKELRAWFSGSYNLIMHNKEQSEVPVSRNYVKDLRVRIEL; translated from the coding sequence ATGAAGATTCGAGTATTAATAGTTGATGATGAACAGCCTGCTCGTGAAGAGCTGGCTTTTATGCTAGGAGAGATTTCTACAGTTGAACTTATTGATGAGGCAGCCTCTGGAATGGAGGCAATAAAAAAGGCAAAGGAGTTTAAGCCAGATCTTATTTTTCTTGATATTCAACTCCCTGATTTAACCGGATTACAAGTTGCTGAATTAATAAATGAATATGAATTTCCTGTGCAAATTGTTTTTCTAACAGCATATGACCATTTTGCTATCGAGGCTTTCAAGTTGCGAGCTTTTCATTACCTCTTAAAGCCATATGATCTAGAAGATATCATTCAGGTATTTGATACCTATTCATCCTTATTAAAAGAAAATCAGTTAAAAACAGATCAGCCAAAACATAAATTGGCGATTGAAACACAAAAGGGGTTTATCTATTTATCACCAAAGGAAATCTTTTTTATTGAGAAGCAAGGCCGCGAGGTAATTATACATACAAAAACAGAAAAAATTACAGCTACATATACACTTAATGAGTTATTGGAAAAACTTGGACCTTTTTCGTTTTTCCGGACTCATAAAAGTTACTTAGTCAATTTGGAACACATTAAAGAATTAAGAGCATGGTTTAGTGGCTCATATAATTTAATTATGCATAATAAAGAGCAATCTGAAGTACCTGTAAGTCGAAATTATGTTAAAGACTTACGCGTAAGGATCGAATTATGA
- a CDS encoding LytS/YhcK type 5TM receptor domain-containing protein, with translation MLYLLADLVERVGFLIAMAFLFSRQQKLRHFMHYQGENQNLLYFIVLFSFFSILGTYSGIPVSDIGYHETPWISQVSGWEAIATARTIGIVIAGLFGGVRAGLIVGIIAGIHRYTMGGFVAIPCMIAPILQGIFAGLMKNSLKKRYRHISSIQVAFLVGFAAETLQMLLILLMAHPFEKALSLVLLIGVPQIFSNSLGVASFFVILIQVALEEERIGAHHAQKALQIAEMTLSFWRKPLHEAVQKIGHALIRETEAIGVTFQQDGKVLFQKGAITPYGVDLPIGYSSHKIGFFRMFYGRAQDHQTAEATVILKGLSQLFSQQYALSEAERQTHLATNAEIKALQAQMDPHFLFNMLNTIKSLIRTSPDESRQLITQLAKYLRKNMQNVNQDLITIKEELDHVEIYLKLVKARVGERLHIEWNLDKESLDYTIPSLTIQPLVENSIIHGIRYISNHGLLKISVIKINNGIHISVQDNGGGMEPNFVHEKKEEHLGFALSNIQQRLLYHFGEKSNFTIETHKGEGTIVSFIRPIEENVH, from the coding sequence ATGCTATACCTTTTAGCTGATTTAGTGGAGCGGGTCGGGTTTCTAATTGCTATGGCCTTTTTGTTTTCAAGACAACAAAAGCTTCGTCATTTTATGCATTATCAAGGTGAGAATCAAAATTTATTGTACTTTATCGTTTTATTCAGTTTCTTTTCCATATTAGGTACCTATTCAGGCATCCCAGTATCTGATATTGGTTACCATGAAACACCTTGGATAAGTCAAGTTTCAGGTTGGGAAGCAATTGCAACCGCAAGGACAATCGGAATCGTAATCGCAGGATTATTTGGTGGAGTTCGAGCAGGGCTTATTGTCGGAATTATCGCTGGAATTCACCGTTACACCATGGGTGGATTTGTTGCTATCCCTTGCATGATTGCTCCAATCCTACAGGGTATTTTTGCAGGGCTTATGAAAAATTCACTTAAAAAACGGTACCGGCATATTTCTTCCATACAAGTTGCCTTTTTAGTTGGCTTTGCAGCAGAAACTTTACAAATGCTTTTGATTTTACTCATGGCCCACCCCTTTGAAAAAGCACTCTCACTAGTTCTTTTAATTGGAGTTCCACAAATTTTTTCTAACAGTCTTGGCGTTGCATCATTTTTTGTTATATTAATCCAAGTAGCGCTTGAAGAGGAGAGAATTGGAGCACACCATGCCCAAAAAGCTCTACAAATCGCAGAAATGACTTTATCTTTTTGGCGCAAACCACTTCATGAAGCAGTCCAAAAGATTGGTCATGCGCTGATTCGGGAAACAGAAGCTATCGGGGTAACATTTCAACAAGATGGAAAGGTTCTTTTTCAAAAAGGGGCAATTACACCATATGGAGTTGATTTACCGATTGGATACAGTTCACACAAAATAGGATTTTTTCGGATGTTTTATGGAAGGGCTCAAGACCATCAAACAGCTGAAGCTACTGTTATTCTAAAGGGATTAAGCCAATTGTTTAGCCAACAATATGCATTGTCAGAGGCAGAGCGGCAAACTCATTTGGCTACCAATGCAGAAATCAAAGCATTACAAGCACAAATGGATCCCCACTTTTTATTTAATATGTTGAATACCATCAAATCGCTTATTAGGACCTCACCGGACGAATCGAGGCAATTAATCACACAACTTGCAAAATATTTGCGGAAAAATATGCAAAATGTAAATCAAGACCTCATTACGATAAAAGAGGAATTGGACCATGTCGAAATTTATTTAAAGTTAGTAAAAGCTAGAGTAGGAGAAAGATTACACATAGAGTGGAATTTAGATAAAGAAAGTCTAGACTACACCATTCCATCTTTAACAATCCAACCATTAGTGGAAAACTCTATTATTCATGGTATCAGATACATTAGTAACCATGGCCTGTTAAAGATAAGCGTGATCAAAATAAACAATGGAATTCATATTAGTGTTCAGGATAATGGGGGTGGGATGGAACCTAATTTTGTTCATGAAAAGAAGGAAGAACATTTGGGATTTGCTTTATCAAATATACAACAACGGCTTTTATATCATTTTGGAGAAAAGTCGAATTTTACAATTGAAACACATAAAGGGGAAGGAACCATTGTATCATTCATACGACCAATAGAGGAAAACGTCCATTAG
- a CDS encoding histidine phosphatase family protein — translation MLYLYFVRHGQTEWNAENRIQGRQDSNLTEQGMEHANQLGESLKEVEWTAIYSSQSTRALKTAEIVKRERPLLIRQDERLMEMHLGDWEGMTMEEIKEMNPEQHGNYWNNPSRYQNETGESFEEVKERVEVFLNKILQTYESGNILILTHGVVIKMVQLIGSRLGMDQLWATPYIEGTSVTKLKIENKKIEIQVEGDLSHLH, via the coding sequence ATGCTTTATTTATATTTTGTCCGTCATGGCCAAACAGAATGGAATGCCGAAAACAGAATTCAGGGGCGTCAAGATTCGAATCTGACGGAACAAGGAATGGAACATGCTAACCAGTTAGGGGAAAGCTTAAAGGAAGTGGAATGGACAGCTATCTACTCAAGCCAAAGCACGCGTGCATTGAAAACGGCTGAGATAGTGAAAAGAGAGCGGCCATTATTAATTAGGCAGGATGAACGTCTCATGGAAATGCATCTTGGTGACTGGGAAGGAATGACAATGGAAGAGATTAAAGAAATGAATCCTGAGCAGCACGGTAATTATTGGAATAATCCCAGTCGGTATCAAAATGAAACCGGTGAAAGCTTTGAAGAAGTAAAAGAAAGAGTGGAAGTATTTTTAAACAAGATTCTTCAAACATATGAGTCAGGTAATATTTTAATTTTAACGCATGGGGTTGTCATAAAAATGGTGCAACTCATCGGCAGCCGGCTTGGGATGGATCAACTATGGGCAACGCCTTATATTGAAGGGACGAGTGTTACAAAACTGAAAATAGAAAACAAAAAGATAGAAATACAAGTTGAAGGTGATTTATCCCATCTTCACTAA
- a CDS encoding ABC transporter substrate-binding protein, whose translation MKKLYVLLFSILLIGGLLTGCSNPTEKSDHKELVKTERTGKISFPVKIKDGSGQEVTIKEKPDRIVSVLPSNTEISFALGLGKEIVGVSDYDNYPKEVSKKEKIGGLEINVEKVISLKPQLVLANSTNSKQSLQQLRDAGIPVLVVNDAESFKQVYQSIEMIGKATGEKQEAKEVIQGMKKKLASILGKVKTISDDEQKKVFVEVSPEPEIYTAGKNTFIDEILTMIHAKNAAKKLDGWVKMNDEAVIEMNPDIILTTYGYYTKDPVGKVLSRKGWQEVKAIKNKQVVDVNSDLVTRPGPRLVEGVEALAKTIYPDNFAK comes from the coding sequence ATGAAAAAATTATATGTCTTATTATTCTCTATTTTGTTAATCGGGGGGCTACTGACAGGTTGTAGCAACCCAACTGAAAAAAGTGATCATAAAGAGTTGGTTAAAACTGAACGAACAGGAAAAATAAGCTTCCCTGTAAAAATTAAAGATGGTAGTGGGCAAGAGGTTACCATTAAAGAGAAGCCAGATCGAATTGTTTCCGTACTTCCAAGTAACACCGAAATCTCATTTGCTCTTGGTCTTGGGAAAGAAATCGTTGGTGTTAGCGACTATGATAATTATCCAAAAGAAGTTTCAAAGAAGGAAAAAATAGGTGGTTTAGAAATCAATGTTGAAAAAGTGATTTCTTTAAAGCCTCAATTAGTATTAGCTAATTCGACGAATTCTAAGCAGAGTTTACAACAGCTAAGAGATGCTGGGATTCCTGTTTTAGTAGTAAATGATGCAGAAAGTTTCAAGCAAGTCTATCAATCCATTGAAATGATTGGGAAGGCGACAGGTGAGAAACAAGAAGCAAAAGAAGTGATTCAAGGAATGAAGAAAAAACTAGCAAGTATATTGGGGAAAGTAAAAACTATTTCTGATGATGAGCAGAAGAAGGTATTTGTTGAAGTATCGCCAGAACCAGAAATTTATACAGCTGGGAAAAATACGTTCATAGATGAAATTTTGACGATGATTCATGCAAAAAATGCGGCAAAAAAACTTGATGGATGGGTGAAAATGAATGATGAAGCAGTCATCGAAATGAACCCAGACATCATTCTTACAACCTATGGTTATTATACAAAGGATCCGGTTGGAAAAGTGTTAAGTCGCAAGGGTTGGCAGGAGGTCAAAGCTATTAAAAATAAGCAAGTAGTAGATGTAAACTCAGATCTTGTGACTCGTCCGGGCCCTCGTTTAGTAGAAGGAGTGGAGGCTCTTGCAAAAACAATCTATCCAGACAATTTTGCAAAATAA
- a CDS encoding iron ABC transporter permease — protein sequence MQKQSIQTILQNNKTFHYLTAFTFLMMAGILGISIGTVSVPILDIIRMTFGYVLHISSLKSVDPTNVNIVMNIRLPRVILAGLVGASLAIAGAAFQCLLRNSLADPYTLGVSSGASLGAVLTLFLNLSLPLFGLFTLPVISIFTAFATIFLVLFFAQRMDRTLRVETIILTGVIFSSFLGALISLMIALTGEELRQIIGWLLGSVSMRGWDYIWIILPFFLFGSLLLLLNAKELDVMSFGEEQAKHLGVDVQRKKMLVLVAGSILTGAAVAVSGTIGFVGLVIPHFIRILWGPEHKHLLPLSILIGGGFLILADLVSRTIIAPSELPIGVITALIGAPTFAVILMKRRLERR from the coding sequence TTGCAAAAACAATCTATCCAGACAATTTTGCAAAATAATAAAACATTTCACTATCTAACTGCTTTTACTTTTTTGATGATGGCTGGGATATTAGGAATTTCAATTGGAACAGTTTCTGTGCCGATTCTTGACATTATTCGGATGACTTTTGGATACGTTCTCCATATATCTTCTCTTAAGTCTGTAGATCCTACGAATGTAAATATTGTCATGAATATACGACTTCCTAGAGTTATTTTGGCAGGACTTGTAGGAGCATCTCTCGCAATTGCGGGAGCTGCTTTCCAATGTCTCTTACGGAATTCGTTAGCAGACCCATATACGTTAGGAGTATCTTCTGGTGCTTCTTTAGGTGCGGTTCTTACCCTTTTTTTAAATCTTTCCCTACCGCTCTTTGGGCTGTTTACTTTACCTGTAATAAGTATTTTCACAGCGTTTGCTACAATCTTTCTTGTCTTATTTTTTGCCCAAAGAATGGATCGAACGTTGAGAGTTGAAACGATTATCTTAACCGGGGTTATTTTCAGTTCTTTTCTCGGAGCTCTCATTTCGTTGATGATCGCTTTAACAGGAGAGGAGCTACGACAAATCATCGGATGGCTTTTAGGAAGCGTATCTATGAGAGGGTGGGATTACATTTGGATTATCCTACCGTTCTTTTTGTTTGGCTCACTCTTATTACTTTTAAATGCAAAAGAATTGGATGTAATGTCATTTGGTGAAGAACAAGCAAAACATTTAGGAGTGGATGTTCAAAGAAAGAAAATGCTTGTGCTTGTTGCTGGTTCAATTTTGACAGGTGCCGCTGTGGCCGTTTCTGGAACAATCGGATTTGTTGGTCTTGTGATTCCACATTTTATAAGAATCCTTTGGGGGCCTGAGCATAAGCATTTACTTCCTTTATCGATTTTAATAGGTGGTGGCTTTCTAATTTTGGCTGATCTTGTGTCGAGGACCATCATTGCACCATCTGAATTACCAATTGGTGTAATAACAGCCCTAATTGGAGCACCTACTTTTGCGGTGATTTTGATGAAAAGACGGTTGGAAAGAAGGTGA
- a CDS encoding adenosylcobinamide amidohydrolase, whose protein sequence is MIDVIRASGGYSNHPILKDISFEVKKGELLGIIGPNGSGKTTLLKMISGILPVQKGDITIKGKTISAYSTKDFAKLTAVLPQHTSQTFGYTVKETVSLGRYAHQSGWFQSFSKEDEKIVQEVMEMTRVQNYQDSLLDELSGGERQRVFLAQALAQKPEILLLDEPTNHLDLSYQKELLDLLKKWTKEKGLTVVSIFHDLNLAGLYCDKLLLLHKGKMEINHQPNEVLKEERIQSVYRTKIEKYPHPKVPKPQMMFVPEGQNSDVVDCGIHEGLLRVSKEMITLESPILIRTMSSGVTGSGLGWYRTFVNRHVGKDYHCQDHKREMTEYLKIREFDPNETVGMMTAVQLEDVSYQFFEEDSFSTLIVVTAGVSNAVDATNGQRSAFIPSPGTINIWVFVNGELTEEAFIQCIMTATEAKVKALQERNILDPLSGTLATGTSTDSILIAATQKGMVLPFGGTITPLGRLVGRGVYQCTKQALTNYFKRIQTI, encoded by the coding sequence ATGATTGATGTTATCCGTGCATCAGGGGGATATTCAAATCATCCCATTCTTAAGGACATTTCCTTTGAAGTGAAAAAAGGGGAGCTTCTTGGAATCATTGGCCCAAATGGGAGCGGTAAGACAACACTCTTAAAAATGATCAGTGGCATCCTACCAGTGCAAAAAGGTGACATAACGATTAAGGGCAAGACGATTTCAGCCTATTCAACAAAGGACTTTGCCAAACTTACAGCGGTTCTGCCCCAGCATACATCACAAACATTTGGCTACACCGTGAAAGAAACGGTTTCATTGGGAAGATATGCCCATCAAAGTGGGTGGTTTCAATCCTTTAGTAAAGAAGATGAAAAGATTGTTCAAGAAGTTATGGAGATGACTAGAGTCCAGAATTATCAGGATTCTCTTCTGGACGAACTCTCAGGTGGAGAACGTCAACGAGTTTTTCTTGCCCAAGCTTTAGCACAGAAACCTGAGATCCTCCTATTGGATGAACCAACAAACCATCTTGACTTGTCCTACCAAAAAGAATTACTAGATTTATTGAAGAAATGGACAAAAGAAAAGGGATTAACGGTTGTATCCATTTTCCATGATCTAAATTTGGCAGGTCTTTATTGTGATAAGCTGTTGCTTTTACATAAAGGTAAGATGGAAATCAATCATCAACCTAATGAGGTACTGAAGGAAGAAAGAATTCAATCTGTTTATAGGACAAAAATTGAAAAATATCCACATCCTAAAGTTCCGAAGCCGCAGATGATGTTTGTTCCTGAAGGACAAAACAGTGATGTCGTTGATTGCGGTATTCATGAAGGGCTTTTGCGCGTTTCAAAAGAAATGATTACACTTGAATCGCCAATCCTAATAAGAACGATGTCATCTGGTGTAACGGGTTCTGGGTTAGGATGGTATCGAACATTTGTCAATCGCCACGTAGGAAAAGACTATCACTGCCAAGATCACAAACGTGAAATGACGGAATATTTAAAAATTAGAGAGTTTGACCCAAATGAAACTGTTGGAATGATGACAGCTGTTCAATTGGAGGATGTTTCCTATCAGTTTTTTGAAGAGGATAGTTTTTCCACATTGATTGTCGTCACAGCTGGAGTAAGCAATGCTGTGGATGCTACTAATGGGCAGAGGTCTGCATTTATCCCTTCACCAGGAACCATAAATATATGGGTATTTGTTAATGGTGAATTAACAGAGGAGGCCTTTATTCAATGTATTATGACAGCGACAGAGGCAAAGGTAAAAGCTCTTCAAGAACGAAATATTCTTGATCCATTATCAGGAACGCTAGCAACAGGAACATCGACAGACAGTATTTTAATTGCTGCCACCCAAAAAGGGATGGTACTCCCTTTTGGAGGGACGATTACGCCGTTAGGAAGACTTGTTGGAAGAGGAGTCTATCAATGTACAAAACAGGCTCTTACCAATTACTTTAAAAGGATTCAGACCATATGA
- the cbiB gene encoding adenosylcobinamide-phosphate synthase CbiB, translated as MSYHIAAIVFAYFIDLIVGDPLNWPHPVKWFGKMIRFFDVHWNKGLNRKYKGTIMVVLLVVIVFSISFGMVSFFYHVHPLVGMIIEAVLISTTIAQKSLEEAAMEVVRPLQANRLQEARKKLSYIVGRDTENLSVQEIVRGTVETVAENISDGITAPLFWSLIGGAPFALVYRVINTCDSMVGYRNEKYEAFGLTSAKFDDVLNWLPSRITAFVMMQVMKPKKVTTKMAWSILLRDARKHPSPNSGWGEAAVASLLGIQLGGINIYNGRKSFRALMGDPLDRLQMKHILETITIMKRTVFIFLLLMVLGGITIELAFAWI; from the coding sequence ATGAGCTACCATATAGCTGCAATTGTTTTCGCTTATTTTATTGATTTGATTGTAGGTGACCCACTGAACTGGCCACATCCAGTTAAATGGTTTGGAAAAATGATTCGTTTTTTTGATGTTCATTGGAACAAAGGGTTGAACCGAAAATATAAAGGAACCATTATGGTTGTTCTCTTGGTTGTCATCGTCTTTAGCATAAGTTTTGGGATGGTTTCATTTTTCTATCATGTTCATCCTTTAGTTGGAATGATAATAGAGGCTGTCTTGATTTCGACAACAATTGCTCAAAAGAGTTTAGAAGAGGCTGCGATGGAAGTGGTTCGGCCCTTACAAGCCAATCGTCTTCAAGAAGCAAGAAAGAAGTTATCGTATATTGTTGGACGGGATACGGAAAATCTATCAGTGCAAGAGATTGTGAGAGGAACGGTCGAAACGGTCGCGGAAAATATAAGTGATGGGATTACTGCCCCACTCTTTTGGAGTTTAATAGGGGGTGCGCCATTTGCTCTTGTTTACCGAGTGATTAATACATGTGATTCCATGGTTGGCTACCGTAATGAAAAGTATGAGGCGTTTGGATTAACTTCTGCAAAATTTGATGATGTCTTGAATTGGCTACCAAGCAGAATAACAGCATTTGTGATGATGCAAGTGATGAAGCCGAAAAAAGTAACGACAAAAATGGCTTGGTCCATTCTTTTGCGTGATGCACGGAAACATCCAAGCCCAAACAGTGGCTGGGGTGAAGCAGCTGTTGCTTCCCTTCTAGGGATCCAGCTTGGCGGGATAAATATATACAATGGAAGAAAGTCGTTCCGTGCTTTAATGGGAGACCCATTAGATAGACTGCAGATGAAACATATTTTGGAAACCATCACGATAATGAAGAGAACCGTGTTTATTTTTTTATTGTTAATGGTTTTAGGAGGAATCACGATTGAATTGGCCTTTGCATGGATCTAA